A stretch of DNA from Spirosoma endbachense:
TGGTAGAATAACACTTAGGGCTAATGCCTGTAGCGAATAGCGCCAAGTTTCTCTAAAAGTGCCGTCTCGGTAGAGGAACGTAAAAAATAATAACCCAATCGCTCCGGCGAACACGGCTGGATGAGCCACAATACGGATGTAACGGCCTACCCGGTCTTGGTGTAAAATCAGGCTTACAAGACAACCAAACATAATAGCATCTAGCCGGGTATCAGTGAGATGGTAAATCCGGTAAACTGTCAGTTCTGTTAACCCTTCTGTAGCAACAAGGTATAAGCGCCAGGCCAGCACTGATACAATACTGATCCCCATAAGTGTTGCCAGAATTTTAGGCCGACGATAGAAGGCCATAAATAGTAACGGGAAAAAGAGATAGAAATGCTCTTCAATGGATAGTGACCAGGTAATGTCGAAAATACGGGTGCAGTTAGCGGGACTAAGGCTGCCGCCAAAGAGCATATAGTAATTACGATAATAAAACAGAGTCGACAAGACTGCACCTGACTGAAACCCACACCCCATAAACATCGTAAAACCAATGGCAATCGCAACCATAAAAAACAAGGCAGGATAGAGCCGAAGGACCCGTCGGATGTAGAAACTTTTAAGATCAATCCGGTGCTCTTTTTCATACTCAGCAATCAGAAGTCTGGTAATCAGGAAACCACTGATAAAGAAAAATAAAGTAACGCCAAACCCGCCCGGAATCACTTTACCTAATCCATAGTGACTGATAACGACTACCATAATAGCGAGTCCTCGAAATCCGTCTAAGGCAGGAACATAGCTTTTGCCTGCGAGTAACGTCGTATTTGCTTGCATACCGAAGATTGGTTTAGGCTGTTTTCACCAGCATAGATTCATAGATACCTCGTAGTCTTGGAAAGATTGTTTCAGGTTGGTACTGCTGAACAATCCGCCCCGAAGCGGCTCCCATTTGTGTAACTAGATCGGGTTCGGCTATAAATCGGAGTAATCGATTATAGATCGCTTCTTTGTCGCCGGGGGGGACCAGAAATCCATTAATACCCTCATGTACTGCTTCGGCCGTACCACCAACTGGCGTTGAAATAATGGGCAAATGGTAATTCATGGCCTCTAGGATTGACAGCGGTAGCCCTTCGTTGTAGGACGGTAAAATATATACGTCACT
This window harbors:
- a CDS encoding acyltransferase family protein, producing MQANTTLLAGKSYVPALDGFRGLAIMVVVISHYGLGKVIPGGFGVTLFFFISGFLITRLLIAEYEKEHRIDLKSFYIRRVLRLYPALFFMVAIAIGFTMFMGCGFQSGAVLSTLFYYRNYYMLFGGSLSPANCTRIFDITWSLSIEEHFYLFFPLLFMAFYRRPKILATLMGISIVSVLAWRLYLVATEGLTELTVYRIYHLTDTRLDAIMFGCLVSLILHQDRVGRYIRIVAHPAVFAGAIGLLFFTFLYRDGTFRETWRYSLQALALSVILPAVLYGKSYTSLMHWLSTPWLVTIGKLSYSLYLFHWVGVSVAENLIGGERLKAPWLLTAVPLGLLLSLLSYNYIEKPTARLRKRFGSTVETAPLIADSTLVTERPFVG